A single Coffea eugenioides isolate CCC68of unplaced genomic scaffold, Ceug_1.0 ScVebR1_1064;HRSCAF=1854, whole genome shotgun sequence DNA region contains:
- the LOC113754804 gene encoding uncharacterized protein LOC113754804, with protein MPLDPQAFYQTTAEPVVPEHPVQTKPEVGESSAPVDIKLLKRLDRFDEFIRKNQGLSKQGVLDYDDLCLFPNVQLPVGFKTPKFNKYDGTGNPKTHLRLFANKLGRPVDDENLPLRLFPESLEGDALDWYSNLKPEEVKTWLDLSNAFIRQYEYNCELAPTRTTLEGTKRRPSEDHKTYAKRWRKIAAKVEPPMTEDEIVRTFIKAHDPPHFEEIFRMTGCSFAAIVNKLEEYDDFVRVGKIVNVSALKSQVEALQGQGSSGKGPQFKKKEGDVTFVWSHNPSPRPQYQHNPTYEPSYPYYSNPHHVYTTNINPHRSRPSYTNPSLAPFQISQPNPHQNRHRPLFNPRMPPPNRPIYNYPQPPKANNPGRNRTFTNLDRPLDQLYDQLKAAGKIGIIPPPTYPYGMPVGYNPQAVCAYHSGAPGHPIAECKALKHKIQDMVEAGEIVIRRKEAQAPNVDKNPLPEYDNTIGVIMDNTKFKEPIRNSSSKAEVFGNDAEFPDIPEGSISN; from the coding sequence ATGCCTCTGGATCCACAAGCTTTTTATCAGACTACCGCAGAGCCTGTTGTGCCAGAGCACcctgttcaaaccaagccagaagtgggagagtcgtctgcccCGGTGGATATCAAGCTACTTAAGCGGTTggatcgtttcgatgagttcatcAGGAAAAATcaaggtttaagcaaacaaGGGGTGTTAGACTACGATGATCTGTGCCTGTTTCCAAATGTACAGCTGCCCGTAGGGTTCAAAACCCCGAAGTTCAATAAGTATGATGGTACAGGCAACCCTAAGACACACTTGCgtttgtttgccaacaagttgggcagaCCCGTAGATGACGAAAACTTGCCATTAAGGTTATTTCCAGAAAGTCTGGAAGGGGacgcactcgactggtattccaactTAAAGCCAGAGGAGGTAAAGACTTGGCTTGATCTATCCAACGCCTTCATCAGACAATACGAATATAACTGCGAGCTAGCACCTACTAGAACTACATTGGAAGGCACAAAGAGgcgaccatctgaagatcataagacatacgCCAAAAGATGGAGAAAGATAGCTGCCAAGGTTGAGCCTCCGATGACCGAAGATGAAATTGTTCGCACTTTCataaaggcgcatgatcctcCACACTTCGAAGAAATCTTCCGTATGACCGGGTGTTCATTTGCTGCGATTGTGAATAAACTcgaagaatatgatgattttgtgagaGTCGGAAAAATTGTTAACGTCTCTGCCCTAAAATCACAAGTAGAAGCTTTGCAAGGGCAAGGAAGTAGTGGGAAAGGACCacagtttaaaaagaaagagggggatgtAACTTTTGTCTGGAGTCACAACCCTTCACCCAGACCCCAATAccaacacaatccaacctacGAACCATcttacccttactattcaaacccTCACCATGTATATACTACCAATATCAACCCCCATCGATCTCGCCCAAGCTATACTAACCCATCtttagccccttttcaaatttctcaaccaaatccacACCAAAACCGTCATCGGCCTCTATTCAATCCAAGAATGCCTCCACCAAACAGACCCATTTACAACTATCCTCAACCCCCTAAAGCCAACAACCCGGGACGTAACCGCACATTCACCAATCTCGACAGGCCTTTGGATCAATTATATGACCAATTGAAGGCTGCCGGGAAAATAGGTATCATTCCCCCTCCAACCTATCCGTATGGTATGCCCGTTGGGTATAACCCACAAGCcgtctgtgcttatcattcaggggcaCCCGGCCATCCGATTGCTGAGTGTAAAGCACTcaagcataaaattcaagacatggTTGAAGCTGGAGAGATTGTAATTAGAAGAAAAGAGGCACAAGCGCCAAATGTGGATAAGAACCCCCTGCCAGAGTACGATAACACCATTGGGGTTATTATGGACAATACGAAATTTAAGGAGCCTATTAGAAACTCGTCAAGTAAGGCTGAGgtgtttggaaatgatgcaGAATTTCCCGACATCCCTGAAGGATCAATTTCCAATTGA